CTTTATCTCATTATACTGACTGAGAAATGTATGGCCAGATTCTGGAGCACCCCAACTGAAGCCAGTGAATTAGTTGTGATGTACGCAGGTCTTACTcagtgcagaatctggcctctCCTTGTCTTCCTTGGCCCATAATCAGTAGTGAGAGTTTTTAAATGGTGGGAGTTAAAGGGGCACAGTCAACTCAATCTAGTCAATTTCAAAACTTGAGTTAAAGGTAGTTTTAGTTACTACATCTGCCGCAttgtcccttctcctcctgccaaTTTTGGTGGCCTTACAAGCACTTTCTATTTTTTGTAATGTTTTCTCTTCTTGGAGGGAGAGGCCATCCAGTCCAtgcccttgcactgaggcagaaccaagtaaacctaaccCACCCTGAGATGTGTTTGTCTCCTGttattaaaaacttccagtgatgggtgttccacaacctcccttggaagcctactcCAGAAATTAACTCCTCTTATAGTTACAATATCTAACTGTGACAGGGTCCCCAGAGTGCAACCAGGTCTGTGGGAACTACTGAGCCCTCCacacccaccagcctgggctgtccCTCACACTGTGatgatgctgatgtcaagctacaagcCTCTGACAGTGCCATGGAGATCATTTTTGTAACTCAGCTGGATGTccccctgcctgtggatggctgtgtaagtgcagtacctgccCGAGGTTTGTGGTTTGACAGCATCACAAAATGAGATGGAGCTCAGGCTGCTAgaacagagggctcagcagtcccacagtccaggttgcaccttGGGGACTCCGTCACACTGCTAACAACCCTAAGCAGCCAAAACCACAGCTAAGGATCAGTATCAGAGTATCCTGTCCAAACCCCCTTTCCCTGGTATGTGTACACTGGGAACGAGAGCAGTGTTAGAGCCTCTCTAGCCCATAACTGCCACCAACTGATCCCTCTGGAGCTAGATATTTTAGCTTTAGGAACAGATTGTACAGGTATTGCAGCCTGATCTACATAACGCATGATATAAAAACATAATTATagctctgcacatgtgcagtgcctggcacttacacagccatccacaggcaggaaCATACCCAACAGCTACATAAATGATCTCCATGGGTGGCGCATGAACTGCCcgttcagggaggctagcccataGCCCTACCCCAGGCCTTGCCCCACCCCATTTGTCCCCCTACCCCATCAGAGCCCTGAGCTCCTCACCACAGCTAGAGGAGCCCCTCCCAGCCATCCCAAGTCCTGGCCTGCCAGCTGTCCCAGGTCATCCTGCCCCAACCAGCCCGTGCTAGCCAGGCAGCCCGAAGATGGGCCCCAGCCACCTTGAGTCCTGGGCTGCCAGTCAGCCTGCCCTAGCCTCAGTCCCAGCCCCTGCTCACTtcagggaagaggagcagcctgggttggggccatgggggaagagcAGGAGGTAGGAGGAGgtcacacctggctgtttggggaggcttaacCTCCCCTGGCCTGCGATACACAGCACCCATGATGATCTCCCAGCCACTGATGAACCATCAATTGAGAGGCATCAGCCAATTCCCCAGCTCCCCAGCGTTGCTCCCCAGAACTGTACTGACTTGCACTGGTCACAAGCCTGACCAGTTTAAGCTCATTACTTAGTTATCCGCTCCTTCAGTGCGGACTGAACATATGCTAGCATCATAATCTGAGCGGAGATTCCCCAGGCACTTCAACCAAagacacactgttttaggtaaaatataaaacagacttattaactacagaaagatagattttaagtgactataagtagCAGACACAGAGATCAAAATTGGTTacttaagaaacaaaaataaatttgcagtctaaaTTCTAACTTAAACAGACtaagcaggatttgaatcaagtagTGTCTCACCCTACCAGATGGAACAGTCAGCTAAGTTTACAGTTCCTCAGTACACAGACTGGAtccccttccagcctgggactaatcttccccagttcaaagtctttttcTTCCAGACAATTTCCCAGGGGTTGAGATGGGGGTGGGAAAgaccaagtgatgatgtcactctccctcttttatactttcttccagttTCTAGAAGGATCCTTGCTGTGATGTGGGTTAGTCTGCCCCCAGGGTATACATAACTTTTCCAAGAAGCCTCTGGGATAGTGGATTGTTTTTGATGAGCCATTAACGCTATCTGGCTATTGATGGTTActcctttgttgtaactgaaaggctggctgtgggcattgcccaacttcacaacatatttcagtaacacacatatagcaatacttcataacttgacatacaatgacagcacatacaacccaacaggatattaatgtgcaacagatcaagacttttaaaatgatacctcacaagacatggATTTGTATCAGACATATCATAATCCTttcacagtggtgaatatggggctCCAGGGTGCtcctttgaggtacagagtgtcacactaACCTATATATCCAATACTGCAGATCAAGACCataacttcttgtcctaccttcagtagacatggagaacaactgatcaccattatttttattgcagctcttaacatatttgaagactgttatgttcCCCATcaggtcttcttttctcaagactaaatgtccagtttttttaacctttcctcacaggtcagattttctaaacctttcataatttttgttgttctcctctggactccctccaatttatccacgttTCCTAAAATattgcacccagaactggacatagtactccagctgaggcctcaccagtgccaagcatgACAAACCAAAAGAATGCTCAAGAAATGGATCAAGAGATGCTGTACTGATTTCAGTCACACAGCAACTGGCTTCTGCTGTGACATGACAGAATGTTATAGCAAAGCATTTGTGTTTAATGAGAGGCAacctttatttgtttgttttccattggaaGATTGCTTTGAATTAAATAGGATTATGTTGTCATAACATTCCTTTCTAATCATGATCTATGGCTACTAGCATCTAGCTTACCGTGCTGTCATTTTATTATCTTATGTAATCCACCTTGAGTATCAGCATTCTGGATAGGAACAGGAATCCCagcatttggctgtattgtgtGAATAACTGACAAATATtaggcctgatccagcaagggGCTGTGCACACAACACTAAGTTAAGAGAATGGTCCAGTTTACTGGACAAGGACCATTATTATCCAGAAGAGCCTAAAAAAAGGCATTCAAGGATTATTGGGAGCTAGGAGCACTGTACAACAAGAGAGCTATTCCAAACAAAGGATGGGACCCTGACAGGTAGAGCTAAGAATCTAATTTAATGAGTGAACGTAGAAGAGAACCACACACTATGACATACAGCATGGTGGTTGTGGCTGGAATTCTTTATATAATAGGtggtttattaattattacttattgttgctgttattattattattatatattttgtaCGTATTTCTGAAGTGTCCATCACCATAACGTTTGGGCAAACTTTTATGGAGAGATTGACTTTACCACATAGTATCTATGATATTTGGCATATATACAGCAATGAGAGAGTCTGTCCTCATGAGATTTACAACCCATGCTCAACAAGTCTGGCTAGTTTGGATAAGCATGGTGTAACTATCCAAACATGCAATGTTTATCTGAATTGCTCCTTCTAAATGTATAAGATTCACTTATCCCTCCTCACAAGGTGCAAAATCCTCCTAATATCCTCAGGTTTCACTCTGGCAAACACCCTTTGGCTTTTCTTTACATGTAAGGACCTCAGGATGGGGCAGAAGGAAAGTGAATTTAGTCCACCAGTGACACACTAAAGCTAATACGGAACACTAACAGATACCGTTCCATCATGATTTTGCAATACCCATGGAGAGCCTTTCATTTACACACTGCCATCCTAAACATAGCAGACATCTTGCTACACTACATTTCTTCTTGCAGTATGGAAATGAAAGGCTACCTGTAAAGCACTACAGGAGAGTAGCAGGATAGAACACATGAAGTATACAGTAATGCCTATTTATCCTCCAAAGAGATGGATTTTGGACCTGTACTGGGAAAAGTACTctctaagacctggtctacattaggaaaTTTGCTctgtttaataaaatcacttctaaATCAATCTACATCAACCTAATGTAGACATCCTTTAACTAGTTTAAATCCTCGCTTAAATCAGGTTAGCTTAATTGGTAATTTACAAATGCAAGCTAAGCCAACGTAAGCAAGGATTAAGCTGGTTTAAAGGCTTCACCAAATGGTTTGCCCCAGTGTATCTTACATCAACTTAAGGCCTGCTGGAAATTGTGTCAGCTAGAGCAGTCAAGGACTTAGCCAGAGTGTTATGTACCATTGTGTAAAAAACACCTCATGCTATCCAAGGATTCCTTTGTGCTGGGGGACTCTTATGCAGTTATGAGCAAAGGACACTTGGTGAAAGCTGAAGATGTAACCTAATATTTTAGCTTCTCATCACAGCTCTTTTGGggcttactgttttgtttttgctcaatttggagtgggtattTTGAGCCATCTCCTTTCTGCTTCCTACCTGTAATCACCAACAATCACTGCCAATAtattttggaaatgtaacttgctcTGAAACATCTCATTGCTACCTAAACAATATCTATTCATGTCCATTAAATcaatctttaaaaataatgttatgATGGAATTTGGTTGAAACCATGTTGAAAATACAGAGTGTGACAACTGCCCTTTATTCAGGATGAATGTAAGAAGCAGTTATGTGACTTTTTGGAGTAAGATAGGTGGTGattcctattgtttcagctaacATACAGGTCCTATGCGAGACTGATCAAAAAATGAGCTATGTGCATGGAAGGAGCATACACAAGCAGCGtcagaaggcagcaggaaagcCAGAAAGAAGCAATGTGGTAATGTTGCCCTAAACAAAAGTGAAGAGAGAAATTTTGGGTAAGAGTGCTGCCTGAAAGGAGGCTTCGAATTGTGACCAAGGAAACTGCCTCCTGTTTGCTTCCTACTGTATTCAGGGAAACAGGGCTTTGtatgttctttgtaaataaacaggattgcaacAAAGAAATATCTGACTCTATCATCAGTTTCTTCTCCTAATGCAGGCAAACACACGAGGCCCCAAATATTGCCTAATAGCTTGCATCAAAaagggggtaaaaaaaaaaaataaactcctGATTGAGGGATGGACAGCATTACAAGAAGCCACATAAATGTCATCAATAAATATAGTCAACAAACTTAGTGCAGATTATCTGAGAAAGGTTTACagcctcatagactttaaggttagaagggatcattgtgatcacctagtctgacttcctgcacattgcaggccacagaacctcacccagccactcctataatagacccctaaccttgggctgagttactgaagtcctcaaatcatgatttaaacttTACAgacttcatgttacagagaagtcaccatttacactagtttacacctgaaagtgacccatgccccgtgctacagaggaaggtgaaaacctccTAGGGTCTTCAACAACCTGacccctggggaaaattccttcctgactccagatatggcaatcagttagctctaagcatgtgggcaaaaccCATCAGGCAGATACCTGGCAATGAATTCTCATAGATAGAGGGCTAGATTCTAATCGTTGCTACATTGGTGTGAATCTGgataacaccactgaagtcagaacTGGTTCCTCAGTCTGCTTAACGTCACTAAATTCAATTTGTATATAaccaaatataatataatattgtaATATATGTGTTCCTTTATTTCCCTGAACTCTCTACTGCATTTCAACTTTCAGCTGAAAAATGGCCTCTTCtcgtttgtttttaatttttcacttcCTCCCTTTTGTTTATTAGTTAACTCTGCAGCATAGCTCAGCAATGTAGCTGAGTGAAGTGTTCGGGGACACACTGTATGAAATATGCTACTCCAAATAAAGTTGAATTGCACTGTACAGCAATTTATTTGCAGGGAGAAGCCTGGGAAATTTTCTCTGAGGTTTCTGTTGCTTGGCTCTAACTGTTCAATAATTTTGCAGCCAGGAAATATGTTTTTCCTCTCTTAGTAGTTTGTGTACTTAGAAGCTTGTAAATTCTCATAAGCCATTAGCACATATATTAATGATAATTGCACTTATTTCTTTTCCTCTAAGTACTGTGCAAATACTAATTACTTCATTAACACTTACAGACCagtatgaagtcaatggaactaacTGTGTGAGTAAAGATTAATCACATGGGTAAGAGTTTCATGATCTGGCCCATAAGGCTATTAATATTGACAAGGCTattattagccctggtctacactaggactttaggtcgaatttagcagcgttaaatcgatgtaaacctgcacccgtccacacaatgaagccctttatttcgacttaaagggctcttaaaatcgatttccttactccacccctgacaagtggattagcgcttaaatcgacgttgccggctcgaatttggggtactgtggacacaattcgatggtattggcctccgggagctatcccagagtgctccattatgaccgctctgaacagcactctcaactcagatgcactggccaggtagacaggaaaagaaccgcgaacttttgaatctcatttcctgtttggccagcgtggcaagctgcaggtgaccatgcagagctcatcagcagaggtgaccatgatggagtcccagaatcgcaaaagagctccagcatggaccgaacgggaggtacgggatctgatcgctgtttggggagaggaatccgtgctatcagaactccgttccagttttcgaaatgccaaaacctttgtgaaaatctcccagggcatgaaggacagaggccataacagggacccgaagcagtgccgcgtgaaacttaaggagctgaggcaagcctaccagaaaaccagagaggcgaacagccgctctgggtcagagccccaaacatgccgcttctatgatgagctgcatgccattttagggggttcagccaccactaccccagccgtgttgtttgactccttcaatggagatggaggcaatacggaagcaggttttggggacgaagaagaagatgatgatgaggaggaggttgtagatagctcacagcaagcaagcggagaaaccggttttcccgacagccaggaactgtttctcaccctagacctggagccagtaccccccaaacccacccaaggctgcctcctggacccagcaggcggagaagggacctctggtgagtgtaccttttaaaatactatacatggtttaaaagcaagcatgtgaaaggattactttgccctggcatttgcggttcccctagatgtagtcctaaagcctttgcaaaaggtttctggggagggcagccttattgcgtccttcatggtaggacactttaccactccaggccagtaacacgtactcgggaaacattgtagaacacagcattgcagtgtatgtttgctggcattcaaacaacatccgttctttatctctctgtgttatcctcaggagagtgagatataattcatggtcacctggttgaaatagagtgcttttcttcaggggacactcagaggagcccattcctgctgggctgtttgcctgtggctaaacagaaatgttccccgctgttagccacagggaggggggaaggttgagggggtagtcacgcggtgggaggaggcaaaatgcgaccttgtaatgaaagcacatgtgctatgtatgtaatgttaacagcaaggtttaccctgaaagagtgtagccactgttttataaaatgtgtctttttaaataccgctgtccctttttttttctccaccagctgcatgtgtttcaatgatcacaggatcttctccttcccagaggctagtgaagcttagaaagaaaaaaaaacacactcgcgatgaaatgttctccgagctcatgctgtcctcccacactgacagagcacagacaaatgcgtggaggcaaataatgtcagagtgcaggaaagcacaaatgaccgggaggagaggtggcgggctgaagagagtaagtggcaggctgaagagagtgagtggcgggctgaagacagggctgaagctcaaatgtggcggcagcgtgatgagaggaggcaggattcaatgctgaggctgctgcaggaccaaaccagaatgctccagtgtatggttgagctgcagcaaaggcagctggagcacagactgccactgctgcccctctgtaaccaaccgccctcctccccaagttccatagcctccacacccagacgcccaagaacgcggtgggggggcctccggccaaccagccactccaccacagaggattgccccgaAAAAAGAAGGCTATCATTCATTAAATTTTAAagatgtaaacttttaaagtgctgtgtggcattttccttccctcctccaccacccctcctgggctaccttggtagtcatccccctatttgtgtgatgaatgaataaagaatgcatgaatgtgaagcaacaatgactttattgcctctgcaagcggtgattgaagggaggaggggcgggtggttagcttacagggaagtagagtgaaccaaggggcggggggtttcatcaaggagaaacaaacagaactttcacaccgtagcctggccagtcatgaaactggttttcaaagcttctctgatgcgtaccgcgccctcctgtgctcttctaaccgccctggtgtctggctgcgtgtaaccagcagccaggcgatttgcctcaacctcccaccccaccataaacgtctcccccttactctcacagatattgtggagcacacagcaagcagtaataacagtgggaatattggtttcgctgaggtctaagcgagtcagtaaactgcgccagcgcgcctttaaacgtccaaatgcacattctaccaccattctgcacttgctcagcctgtagttgaacagctcctgactactgtccaggctgcctgtgtacggcttcatgagccatggcattaaggggtaggctgggtccccaaggatacatataggcatttcaacatccccaacagttattttctggtctgggaataaagtcccttcctgcagcttttgaaacagaccagagttcctgaagatgcgagcatcatgcacctttcccggccatcccacgttgatgttggtgaaacgtcccttgtgatccaccagagcttgcagcactatcgaaaagtaccccttgcggtttatgtactcggcggcttggtgctccggtgccaagatagggatatgggttccgtctatagccccaccacagttagggaatcccattgcagcaaagccatccactatgacctgcacatttcccagggtcactacccttgatatcagcagatctttgcttgcgtgggctacttgcatcacagcagcccccacggtagatttgcccactccaaattgattcccaactgaccggtagctgtctggcgttgcaagcttccacagggctatcgccactcgcttctcaactgtgagggctgctctcatcttggtattcatgcgcctcagggcaggggaaagcaagtcacaaagttccatgaaagtgcccttacgcatgcgaaagttttgcagccactgggaatcgtcccagacctgcaacactatgcggtcccaccagtctgtgcttgtttcccgagcccagaatcggcgttccacagcatgaacctgccccattagcaccatgatgcatgcattggcagggcccatgctttcagagaaatctgtgtccatgtcctgatcactcacgtgaccgcgctgacgtcgcctcctcgcccggtatcgctttgccaggttctggtgctgcatatactgctggataatgcgtgtggtgtttaatgtgctcctaattgccaaagtgagctgagcggcctccatgcttgccttggtatggtgtccgcacagaaaaaaggcgcggaacgattgtctgccgttgctctgatggagggaggggcgactgacgacacggcttacagggttggcttcagggagctaaaatcaacaaagggggtgcctgtacatcaaggagtatttcaggcaggactgcacggagggttccaataagaaatggtgcacctaagttatcgttcttattggaacaaggaggttagcctggcctctgattgatacatggctagatttacctcgctgcaccttctctgtgagtgactgcagtgtgatctagaggaatgagtcccctagacaggggaggaggcaaatgagtacaaaacaaatctggtctatttcttgttttgatccactccatctatcttttacatctttggctggcagcagacggtgcagaaggactgcatgccatccacatctcatggctgctcggcagaagatggtacagtacgactgctagccatcctcatctcttgcctgcctggcagaagatggtacagtacgactgctagcagtccgtatcgcctgcccgctcaccataagacggttcaataggactgactgcaggactaaagagaatgacctggtcaagtcactccaaatttagtccctgcgcccatgtctgcccaggcgctcccagccgacgtggccaggagcacctcggacacgacgaggacgactaccagtcgtattgcaccgtctgctgccagaaggcaatgggttgctgctactgtgcagcaaagccgtaccgcgtctgccagcacccaggagacaaagggtgacggttacctgagcgggctccatgcttgccgtggtatggcgtctgcacaggtaactcaggaaaaaaggcgcgaaatgattgtctgcccttgctttcacggagggagggagggaacgggggcctgacgatacgtacccagaaccacccgcgacaatgttttagccccatcagagtgctccattgtgactgctctggacagcactctcagatgcccgattgtttgccattgctctgacgccgggaggggcgcttacagggttggcttcagggagctaaaatcaacaaagggggtggctttacatcaaggagtatttcacgcaggacttcacggagggttccaataagaaatggtgcacctaagttattgtccttattggaacaagaaggttagcctggcctctgattgatacatggctagatttacctcgctgcaccttctctgtgagtgactgcagtgtgatctagaagaatgagtcccctagacaggggagggggggaagcaaatgagtacaaaacaaatctggtctatttcttgttttgatccactccatctatcttttacatttttggctggcagcagacggtgcagaaggactgcataccatccacatctcatggctgctcggcagaagatggtacagtacgactactAGCAGTCCATattgcctgcccgctcaccataagacggttcaataggactgactgcaggactaaagagaatgacctggtcaagtcactccaaatttagtccctgcacccatgtctgcccaggcgctcccagccgacgtggccaggagcacctcagacatgacgatgacggctaccagtcgtactgtaccgtctgctgccacaaggcaaggggttgctgctactgtgtagcaatgctgtaccacgtctgccagcacccaggagacatagggtgacggttacctgagcgggctccatgcttgccgtggtatggcgtctgcacaggtaactcaggaaaaaaggcgcgaaatgattgtctgcccttgctttcacggagggagggagggaacgggggcctgacgacacgtacccagaaccacccgcgacaatgttttagtcccatcaggcattgggatctcaacccagaattccaatgggcagcggagactgcgggaactg
Above is a window of Caretta caretta isolate rCarCar2 chromosome 2, rCarCar1.hap1, whole genome shotgun sequence DNA encoding:
- the LOC125630839 gene encoding uncharacterized protein LOC125630839; the protein is MQSSSAEVTMMESQNRKRAPAWTEREVRDLIAVWGEESVLSELRSSFRNAKTFVKISQGMKDRGHNRDPKQCRVKLKELRQAYQKTREANSRSGSEPQTCRFYDELHAILGGSATTTPAVLFDSFNGDGGNTEAGFGDEEEDDDEEEVVDSSQQASGETGFPDSQELFLTLDLEPVPPKPTQGCLLDPAGGEGTSAACVSMITGSSPSQRLVKLRKKKKHTRDEMFSELMLSSHTDRAQTNAWRQIMSECRKAQMTGRRGGGLKRVSGRLKRVSGGLKTGLKLKCGGSVMRGGRIQC